Proteins encoded in a region of the Chryseobacterium piperi genome:
- a CDS encoding Rossmann-fold NAD(P)-binding domain-containing protein, whose protein sequence is MKKAGIIGCGWLGSRIAEVLSKHFEMYTTITNPDKIEQLESKGFHPRLANFPDYLLTEKHAQWDVINKLDILIITIPLSGKSCCVSSLYNRIQNLLSFIGEFNGQLFLMSSTGVYPDLSKEFSEEDMPSDRISGERMIKAKYPQVNVLRLAGLMGDDRFLSKYKVSNLNFFVNHIHYMDVCSVIKKMIEKQVHSKVYNVVAPIHPVKSEVISIQKNVPHSEELNAEGKIILSSRLISELNFTFIHADPRYFHQLSSTEGHS, encoded by the coding sequence ATGAAGAAAGCAGGAATTATTGGCTGTGGCTGGCTGGGCTCACGGATTGCAGAAGTACTTTCAAAACATTTTGAAATGTATACCACGATTACGAATCCGGATAAAATAGAGCAACTGGAATCTAAAGGGTTCCATCCTCGTCTTGCTAATTTCCCTGATTATTTATTGACTGAAAAGCACGCTCAATGGGATGTCATCAATAAGCTTGATATTCTGATCATCACGATTCCTCTTTCAGGGAAAAGCTGTTGTGTCAGTTCATTATACAACAGAATCCAAAACTTACTTTCCTTTATAGGCGAATTTAACGGGCAGCTGTTTCTCATGAGTTCGACGGGGGTGTATCCTGATCTTTCCAAAGAATTTTCTGAAGAAGATATGCCATCTGATCGTATTTCAGGTGAAAGAATGATCAAAGCAAAGTATCCTCAGGTTAATGTTTTAAGGTTAGCCGGACTCATGGGTGACGACCGTTTTTTGAGCAAGTATAAGGTTTCCAACCTGAATTTCTTCGTTAATCATATTCACTATATGGATGTCTGTTCAGTCATTAAAAAAATGATTGAAAAACAGGTTCATTCCAAAGTCTATAATGTAGTAGCTCCGATTCATCCTGTAAAATCAGAAGTGATCAGTATTCAAAAGAATGTTCCTCATTCAGAGGAACTTAATGCTGAGGGGAAAATAATTTTGTCTTCCAGACTTATTTCCGAGCTTAATTTTACATTTATCCATGCAGATCCAAGGTATTTTCATCAGCTGAGCTCTACCGAAGGACATTCATAA
- a CDS encoding alpha/beta hydrolase family protein, translated as MNDNTSIWKKVKNQLQRIKTSITPGKLTLIASGYGILISAVIFFIVVSADKFLPEIGLGNFILFLILSFLVSYVIGFLIGGLAGLLGKTPPNFRYAIGFVLFFFFYFILLTPTFRWILTAFIIIFPALTFGALYYWKSKSKEHWSLSQKILTALSLVTGALGLVIGGYIYLYAGQSQSVLKNYKMSGSLPAAIEASNPALPGQYKVAFLSYGSGKDQHRAIYGKDVRIKTPSVDGSILLKSWDGISGKLRTRYFGFDKTQLPLNAMVWYPENFQGQAPLVLIVHGNHLAQDWSEEGYDYLGKLLASRGYIVASVDENFLNTSFTDLDQKGFKDENGTRGWLMLKHLQLWRQWNKDPSNPFFNRINMDQIALIGHSRGGEAMSHAALFNKLPYFPDNANEIFDFNFNIKAYVAIAPVDGQYQPASILAPLEDINYFVIQGVHDMDMQSYGGLATYKRIKYSPDYQGFKAGLYVHQANHGQFNTSWGKYDSSSPYINQFNMTNLMPENEQQQIAKVYISAFLDVNLKGDMRYKPLFVDYRYGRQWLPKHIYFNQFEDSQTTFIARYEEDLNLSTATSQGVTISTENLSLWREAQQKLMWNNLISRAVYIGWNHQETTNKPGRYIFNFAENTHPDLKDHALAFNLAESDEPSVAVKRGIKKKKEEKEKAPKKDQEKKAIDFSIEITDQKGTRARFLLSECAPLQPQLKKNLTKLSFFNDNADAEAIPDFFYFDFNMLQKKYPQLDLGSLKSISFIFDKSPEGVIVLDDVSIVKLPGTR; from the coding sequence ATGAATGATAATACCTCTATCTGGAAAAAAGTAAAAAATCAGCTCCAACGTATAAAAACTTCGATTACCCCCGGCAAGCTAACGTTAATAGCGAGCGGTTATGGAATTCTGATCAGTGCTGTCATCTTTTTTATTGTGGTATCAGCCGACAAATTCCTTCCTGAAATAGGTTTGGGCAATTTCATTTTATTCCTGATCCTTTCTTTTTTAGTGAGTTATGTTATCGGTTTTCTTATAGGTGGCCTGGCAGGTTTACTTGGTAAAACCCCACCCAATTTCAGATACGCGATAGGCTTCGTACTCTTCTTTTTCTTCTATTTTATTTTGCTTACCCCTACCTTCCGCTGGATATTAACGGCCTTTATTATTATCTTCCCAGCTCTTACTTTTGGGGCATTATATTACTGGAAATCAAAATCTAAAGAACACTGGTCTTTAAGTCAAAAAATTTTAACTGCACTTTCACTTGTAACCGGAGCTCTCGGTTTAGTTATAGGCGGTTATATCTATTTATATGCTGGGCAATCACAATCTGTTCTAAAGAATTATAAGATGTCTGGTAGTCTCCCTGCTGCTATTGAAGCTTCCAACCCTGCCCTTCCGGGACAATATAAGGTTGCTTTTCTAAGCTATGGTTCAGGAAAAGATCAACACCGTGCCATCTATGGTAAAGACGTACGTATCAAAACACCATCTGTCGACGGTTCTATTCTTCTTAAGTCATGGGATGGGATTTCAGGTAAGCTGCGTACCCGATATTTCGGATTTGATAAAACACAACTTCCATTAAATGCCATGGTCTGGTATCCTGAAAATTTCCAGGGGCAAGCACCATTGGTCCTTATTGTGCATGGCAATCATTTGGCTCAGGACTGGTCGGAGGAAGGTTATGATTATCTGGGAAAACTTTTAGCCAGCAGAGGATATATTGTTGCATCGGTAGACGAAAACTTTTTAAATACGAGCTTTACGGATCTGGATCAAAAAGGTTTTAAGGATGAAAACGGTACCAGAGGCTGGCTGATGCTGAAGCATCTTCAACTATGGCGTCAATGGAATAAAGATCCTTCCAATCCTTTTTTTAACCGGATCAATATGGATCAGATTGCTCTGATCGGACATTCACGAGGTGGAGAAGCCATGTCTCATGCTGCTTTATTCAATAAACTACCCTATTTCCCGGACAATGCCAATGAAATTTTTGATTTCAACTTTAATATCAAGGCTTATGTAGCTATTGCACCGGTCGACGGACAATACCAGCCTGCATCGATATTAGCTCCATTGGAAGATATCAATTATTTCGTCATACAAGGCGTACATGATATGGATATGCAATCTTACGGAGGACTTGCCACTTACAAACGGATTAAGTATTCCCCCGACTATCAAGGTTTCAAAGCCGGTTTATATGTTCATCAGGCCAACCACGGCCAGTTCAATACTTCCTGGGGAAAGTATGACTCCAGCAGTCCCTACATTAACCAATTTAACATGACCAATCTGATGCCTGAAAATGAACAACAACAGATTGCCAAAGTATACATCAGTGCCTTTTTGGATGTCAATCTGAAAGGAGATATGAGATATAAACCTCTTTTTGTAGATTACCGTTATGGCCGTCAGTGGCTTCCGAAACATATTTATTTCAATCAGTTTGAAGACAGCCAAACTACTTTTATTGCACGTTATGAGGAAGATCTTAATCTATCTACCGCCACTTCGCAAGGGGTCACCATTAGTACTGAAAACCTCAGCCTCTGGAGAGAAGCACAGCAAAAACTGATGTGGAATAATCTTATTTCCAGGGCAGTATATATCGGATGGAACCATCAGGAAACCACTAATAAACCAGGCAGATATATATTTAATTTTGCAGAAAATACACATCCGGATTTAAAGGATCATGCATTGGCCTTTAATCTAGCGGAAAGTGACGAGCCTTCTGTAGCCGTAAAAAGGGGCATAAAAAAGAAGAAAGAGGAAAAAGAAAAAGCTCCAAAAAAAGACCAGGAGAAAAAGGCAATTGACTTCAGTATTGAAATTACAGACCAAAAAGGCACCCGTGCCCGGTTTCTTCTGAGTGAATGTGCCCCTTTGCAGCCTCAATTGAAAAAGAATTTAACCAAATTAAGCTTTTTCAATGATAATGCAGATGCAGAAGCTATTCCGGATTTCTTTTATTTTGATTTCAATATGCTTCAAAAGAAATATCCACAACTAGACTTAGGTAGTCTAAAATCCATTTCCTTTATCTTTGACAAAAGTCCTGAAGGAGTAATCGTTTTAGATGATGTAAGTATTGTAAAACTTCCTGGTACCCGTTAA
- a CDS encoding VOC family protein: protein MKLNHINLVVADVEKTTQFFETYFGFKCVDIKGDYIVTVLKGEGNFTLVIMKNREGNPAYPEAFHIGFMLDNVEKVNEVYQRLKAGGIVGEQEPRKIRDSFGFYFNFENLMIEVGHYYE from the coding sequence ATGAAGCTTAACCATATTAACCTAGTCGTTGCCGACGTTGAAAAGACGACACAATTCTTTGAGACTTATTTCGGTTTTAAATGTGTCGATATAAAAGGAGATTATATTGTTACCGTATTAAAAGGAGAAGGTAATTTTACGTTGGTGATTATGAAAAACAGAGAAGGAAACCCTGCATATCCGGAAGCTTTTCACATTGGATTTATGTTGGACAATGTAGAGAAGGTGAATGAAGTATACCAACGTTTAAAAGCCGGTGGCATTGTAGGAGAGCAGGAACCCAGAAAAATAAGGGACAGCTTTGGGTTCTATTTTAATTTTGAAAATCTAATGATAGAGGTTGGACATTATTATGAATAA
- a CDS encoding alpha/beta fold hydrolase, which yields MRLPISFLLIALFYGTIVFSQTPERKFVTINSKKLAYKIFGAETRKANEPFLVFESGLGSGGGNFSNLFSFLPNDISGIVYDRNGIAESETDPSIKTDADVIKRLHDLLNTLKIAPPYLFIGHSIGGPFIRLYASTYPDEVSGLVFIDPTDYMLTHEEDEYVKNKTSSSTGYRDLFLINLNYILKDSSISTGFQSEVKRELNESSPVFFKNYTELPPLKNIPVTVLIAYNKHIENYETEMNKSLKLNINLVSWWKELDDLRIKHYADMIKNNADSRVILLPQYSHGIHHQNPQLVAKAIQETYENCLKTLTKK from the coding sequence ATGAGATTACCTATATCCTTTCTTCTAATAGCCTTATTTTATGGAACTATTGTTTTTTCGCAAACACCCGAAAGGAAATTTGTGACCATTAACAGCAAAAAATTAGCGTACAAAATTTTCGGAGCTGAAACAAGAAAAGCGAATGAACCTTTCCTCGTGTTTGAAAGCGGGCTGGGCTCCGGCGGAGGTAATTTTTCAAATCTATTTTCTTTTCTTCCCAATGATATTTCAGGCATAGTCTATGACAGAAATGGGATTGCCGAGTCAGAAACCGATCCTTCAATAAAAACTGATGCTGATGTTATAAAAAGGCTTCATGATTTACTGAACACTTTAAAAATAGCCCCTCCTTATTTATTCATAGGACATTCTATCGGCGGACCATTCATTCGCTTATATGCTTCCACTTATCCCGATGAAGTTTCCGGGCTTGTATTTATAGACCCCACCGATTATATGCTCACCCATGAAGAAGATGAATATGTAAAAAATAAGACTTCCAGTTCAACCGGATACAGGGATTTATTTCTTATTAACCTGAATTATATTTTAAAAGACTCATCCATCTCAACAGGCTTTCAGAGTGAAGTTAAAAGGGAACTCAATGAGAGTTCACCTGTCTTTTTTAAAAACTATACCGAATTGCCACCTCTTAAAAATATTCCAGTCACGGTATTAATTGCTTACAATAAGCATATTGAGAATTATGAGACAGAAATGAATAAAAGCCTGAAATTAAATATTAATTTGGTTTCATGGTGGAAAGAATTAGACGATTTAAGAATAAAACACTATGCAGATATGATAAAAAATAATGCTGACAGTCGTGTCATATTATTACCACAATATAGCCATGGGATTCACCATCAGAATCCCCAACTTGTAGCAAAAGCGATACAAGAGACTTATGAAAATTGCCTGAAAACATTAACCAAAAAATAG
- a CDS encoding DJ-1/PfpI family protein — translation MINNNDNKLFLGMVVFDGFELLDAFGPLEMFGLLKDTVEILIIGQHHGTVKSNAGPSVVIDRTFEEIEKLDILMVPGGGGTRQEVNNQPFLDALKKLGERTPHVASICTGSAILAKTGLTDDVKATTNKRAYQWATSQSDQVLWIKEARWVEDGKFFTSSGVSAGTDMGLALIEKLFGHDEAIKTANAAEYIWNENPHDDPFAKLNGLVD, via the coding sequence ATGATAAACAATAATGATAACAAGCTCTTCCTGGGAATGGTTGTATTTGATGGTTTTGAATTACTGGATGCTTTCGGACCTCTTGAGATGTTTGGTTTACTAAAGGATACGGTAGAGATTTTGATCATAGGCCAACACCATGGAACAGTAAAGAGTAATGCAGGCCCTTCGGTAGTTATAGACCGCACTTTTGAAGAAATCGAAAAGCTGGATATTCTGATGGTACCTGGCGGAGGCGGAACCAGGCAAGAAGTCAACAATCAACCTTTCTTAGATGCTTTAAAAAAATTAGGAGAACGGACACCGCATGTTGCTTCTATTTGTACAGGATCCGCAATTTTAGCTAAAACAGGATTAACAGATGACGTAAAGGCCACTACCAATAAACGGGCATATCAATGGGCTACAAGCCAAAGTGATCAGGTTTTATGGATTAAGGAGGCACGCTGGGTTGAAGACGGGAAATTTTTTACTTCATCAGGCGTTTCGGCAGGAACAGATATGGGATTAGCTCTTATAGAAAAGCTTTTTGGGCATGATGAAGCGATTAAAACGGCCAATGCTGCGGAATACATATGGAATGAAAATCCCCATGATGATCCGTTTGCAAAGCTAAATGGTTTAGTAGACTGA
- a CDS encoding ABC transporter ATP-binding protein, whose amino-acid sequence MIKVESITKSFDERIAVDHISFEANDQEILVLLGTSGCGKTTTLKMINRLIEADSGDIWIDGENIRDKPLEQLRMHIGFVMQHAGLFPHYTIRQNIAVVPELLKWNKKDIQKRTEELLHKLHLPEELLSRFPQELSGGQQQRVGIARALIADTPILLMDEPFGALDNITKADIHSEFKSLEELKNKTIILVTHDVQEAFELGHRICLMDKGKIVQIGTPKEMLYRPENDFVRNFFAENRLLLEYKVATLENIRPFLSEGQKPETGWNMTENLSVWDALQKLSADHQNNDRYETLTMAFNQYRKMEIG is encoded by the coding sequence ATGATTAAAGTAGAATCGATTACTAAAAGTTTTGACGAAAGAATTGCGGTAGATCATATTTCCTTTGAGGCGAATGATCAGGAGATATTGGTGCTTTTAGGAACCAGTGGCTGCGGAAAGACAACAACGCTGAAAATGATTAACCGCTTGATAGAAGCAGATTCGGGAGATATATGGATTGATGGTGAAAATATCCGGGATAAGCCTCTGGAGCAGCTTAGGATGCACATTGGTTTCGTAATGCAACATGCCGGTTTATTTCCTCATTATACAATACGGCAAAACATAGCTGTGGTTCCTGAATTGCTGAAATGGAATAAAAAAGATATTCAAAAGAGAACAGAAGAACTGCTTCATAAGCTCCATTTACCGGAAGAACTTCTTTCACGTTTTCCTCAGGAACTGAGTGGAGGTCAGCAACAGAGGGTTGGAATTGCAAGAGCATTGATTGCCGATACCCCAATACTATTAATGGATGAGCCATTTGGAGCGCTGGACAATATCACCAAAGCAGATATCCATTCGGAATTTAAATCTTTAGAAGAACTTAAAAACAAAACAATTATTCTGGTTACCCATGATGTACAGGAGGCTTTTGAACTGGGGCATCGCATCTGTCTGATGGATAAAGGTAAAATTGTTCAGATCGGAACTCCAAAAGAAATGCTGTACCGACCGGAGAATGACTTTGTAAGAAACTTTTTTGCAGAGAATCGCCTTTTACTGGAATATAAAGTGGCGACTCTGGAAAATATCCGTCCATTTCTTTCAGAAGGGCAAAAACCGGAAACCGGATGGAATATGACAGAAAATTTAAGTGTCTGGGATGCGCTTCAAAAATTAAGTGCTGACCATCAGAATAATGATCGATATGAAACCCTGACCATGGCTTTCAATCAATACAGAAAAATGGAGATAGGATGA
- a CDS encoding potassium channel family protein: MKKALEKFQTFWLEDLSFVVLLLMLFLVVFITPVIMDNSKEGILLYNTILLSVFFSGIFSTRNKWMMLISGSLFMIHCILRLVRFSDNPFSFYVLENVIAILNTIVFITINVRLLFRDDSVNMYRIIGGVNVYLLLALMGALAFEIINAVTGVSIAGPITLTGSDQDYVHFIYFSLVSLTTVGFGDIHPVSVETKMLSVFLSMLGILFPAVIIAKLVGLSANSSKKID; this comes from the coding sequence ATGAAAAAAGCGTTAGAAAAATTTCAAACATTTTGGCTGGAGGACCTCAGTTTTGTCGTGCTGTTGCTGATGTTATTTTTAGTAGTATTCATTACCCCTGTCATTATGGATAACAGTAAAGAAGGGATTTTGTTGTACAATACCATACTTTTGAGTGTATTTTTCTCAGGGATATTTTCAACCCGTAATAAATGGATGATGTTAATTTCAGGCAGTTTATTTATGATCCACTGTATTCTGAGATTGGTTCGTTTTTCAGATAATCCGTTTTCATTCTATGTTCTTGAAAATGTAATTGCCATACTCAATACCATTGTCTTTATCACTATTAATGTTCGTTTGCTTTTTCGTGACGACAGTGTCAATATGTACCGTATTATCGGAGGAGTAAATGTTTATTTGCTGCTGGCGCTAATGGGAGCGTTGGCATTTGAAATAATTAATGCGGTAACGGGAGTATCTATTGCGGGACCCATAACGTTGACCGGTTCGGATCAAGATTATGTTCATTTTATCTATTTTAGTTTAGTTTCTTTAACCACGGTGGGGTTTGGTGATATTCATCCCGTATCGGTGGAAACCAAAATGCTGTCCGTGTTCCTCTCCATGTTGGGAATCTTATTTCCGGCCGTTATTATTGCTAAATTGGTGGGACTGAGTGCTAATTCTTCGAAAAAAATAGACTAG
- a CDS encoding IS110 family RNA-guided transposase, translating to MKSYFIGIDISKDTLDVCIMSDSEEKDIFFKVENTLSGIESMISRNIPENAQLWYCFENTGNYGLLLARILESQEISYYQVPALEIKLSQGIQRGKNDRVDAWRIAKYAKTYCKELKPYLLPSKELLKIKNLLTYRNHLIKVRTQFKNEIKAFYQINKIADVSFEINDIMGHIQQLDKNIALVEEKIKQEIHNQQHLNRNFEKITKVKGVGFLTAAYMIVLTNNFTSFQNPRKFNCYAGIAPFEHTSGTSVQGKTKTSKLRNKRIKTILFNGANSAVIYDEELKSYYQRKKQQGKAHNSIINAVCCKIVYRIFAVVKREEPFVNLTRYNLHMS from the coding sequence ATGAAAAGTTATTTTATAGGAATTGATATTTCCAAAGATACCTTGGATGTTTGTATCATGAGTGATTCTGAAGAGAAAGACATTTTTTTTAAAGTTGAAAATACTCTATCAGGAATTGAAAGTATGATTTCAAGAAACATCCCAGAGAATGCTCAATTGTGGTATTGCTTTGAAAATACAGGAAATTATGGGCTGCTCCTTGCCAGGATATTGGAAAGCCAAGAAATAAGCTATTATCAGGTCCCGGCTCTCGAAATAAAATTAAGTCAGGGAATACAAAGAGGAAAGAATGATCGAGTTGATGCCTGGAGGATTGCCAAGTATGCAAAAACATATTGCAAAGAACTTAAACCTTATCTCCTTCCCAGTAAAGAACTGCTTAAGATAAAAAATCTTCTTACCTACAGAAATCATTTGATAAAGGTAAGAACACAGTTCAAGAATGAGATAAAAGCTTTTTATCAGATCAATAAAATAGCTGATGTAAGTTTTGAAATTAATGATATTATGGGCCATATACAGCAACTGGATAAAAATATAGCATTAGTTGAAGAAAAAATAAAACAGGAAATCCATAATCAACAACACCTCAACCGAAACTTTGAAAAAATAACCAAAGTGAAAGGGGTTGGATTCCTCACAGCAGCTTATATGATTGTATTAACGAATAATTTTACAAGTTTTCAAAACCCAAGGAAATTCAACTGTTATGCAGGGATTGCTCCTTTTGAGCATACATCAGGAACAAGTGTTCAAGGCAAAACTAAAACAAGTAAACTTAGAAATAAAAGAATTAAAACGATTCTTTTTAATGGTGCTAATTCTGCCGTAATTTATGATGAAGAATTAAAATCTTATTACCAAAGAAAAAAACAACAGGGAAAAGCACATAATTCTATTATCAATGCTGTATGCTGTAAAATTGTATATAGAATATTTGCTGTCGTAAAAAGGGAAGAACCTTTTGTAAATTTAACAAGATATAATTTGCATATGTCTTAG
- the egtB gene encoding ergothioneine biosynthesis protein EgtB yields the protein MIANPKINKAVKKFTDIRNHSIAICAPLEIEDYVVQPIVDVSPPKWHLGHTTWFFETFILMPHFPGYEVFDSQYNFVFNSYYETIGARVIRTDRGNLSRPSVADVYRYRQYVDEQMQAFLQSEWLTDSVESLLELGLNHEQQHQELLLTDIKYILGHNPLFPVYKKNKASEKEELVPMEMISFAEGIYEIGFSGNGFCFDNELGRHKVYLPDFKIASRAVTNGEYLQFIEDGGYTDFRHWHAEGWDWVKQNNAQSPLYWHHIDGKWMYYTLEGLQELDLEETLCHINFYEASAYAAWKGMRLPTEAEWEVASEKFKWGNRWEWTGSAYLPYPGFKKEAGAVGEYNGKFMVNQMVLRGASVATSPWHSRNTYRNFFHASLQWQFTGIRLAK from the coding sequence ATGATAGCAAATCCTAAGATTAATAAAGCCGTTAAAAAATTTACGGATATCCGTAATCATTCTATAGCTATTTGTGCTCCTCTTGAAATTGAGGATTACGTAGTACAACCTATCGTTGATGTAAGCCCTCCTAAATGGCATTTAGGACATACAACCTGGTTCTTTGAAACCTTCATACTGATGCCCCATTTTCCGGGGTATGAAGTTTTTGATTCTCAATATAATTTTGTATTCAATAGCTACTATGAGACCATCGGAGCTCGAGTGATCCGTACAGATCGGGGAAACCTGAGTCGGCCTTCGGTGGCAGATGTTTACCGTTACCGGCAGTATGTGGATGAACAAATGCAGGCTTTCCTTCAAAGTGAGTGGCTGACCGACTCTGTAGAATCCTTATTGGAATTAGGATTGAATCATGAACAACAGCATCAGGAATTATTACTTACGGATATCAAATATATTTTAGGACACAATCCGCTTTTCCCTGTATATAAGAAAAATAAGGCTTCAGAAAAGGAAGAGCTTGTTCCTATGGAAATGATTTCTTTTGCGGAAGGAATTTATGAAATTGGATTTTCAGGAAACGGGTTTTGTTTTGATAATGAATTAGGACGGCATAAAGTTTATTTGCCGGATTTTAAAATAGCCAGCCGCGCGGTAACGAATGGAGAATATCTTCAGTTTATAGAAGACGGAGGATATACTGATTTCAGACACTGGCATGCCGAAGGATGGGATTGGGTGAAACAAAATAATGCACAATCTCCATTGTACTGGCATCATATAGATGGCAAATGGATGTACTATACTTTAGAAGGGTTACAGGAACTCGATCTTGAAGAAACTCTTTGTCATATTAATTTTTATGAAGCGTCAGCTTATGCTGCATGGAAAGGAATGCGCCTGCCTACAGAAGCAGAATGGGAGGTTGCCTCTGAAAAATTCAAATGGGGAAATCGTTGGGAATGGACAGGAAGTGCTTATTTACCTTACCCCGGTTTCAAAAAAGAAGCAGGAGCTGTAGGAGAATACAATGGTAAATTTATGGTTAACCAGATGGTTCTGCGCGGGGCTTCAGTGGCAACATCTCCGTGGCACAGCAGGAATACTTATCGGAATTTCTTTCATGCAAGCTTGCAATGGCAGTTTACAGGCATTAGATTGGCTAAATAA
- a CDS encoding alpha/beta hydrolase family protein — MKTVEIITDKGYPVSANVFESPESKTILIIASATGVKQSYYRKFSEFVCEKGISVITFDYLGIGQSLTQPIQKLNNNASDWGATDLHAVAEYAKKHYPELKITLLGHSIGGQLIGLSSSSVYASKIILVAAQSGYWKFWKGFEGYKLWMYWKVLFPSLINIFNYLPSKKMSGMENLPKNVARQWIKWCLSPDYLFGSISDQYLFYKNITAPLTSISIKNDKFAPRKAVEWITKKYENTASKRIHWSPEDFSTDTIGHFGVFREKFKDDIWPLLLNEIKHS; from the coding sequence ATGAAAACAGTAGAAATTATAACGGATAAAGGGTATCCCGTTTCTGCCAATGTCTTTGAGTCGCCGGAAAGTAAAACAATTCTTATTATCGCTTCTGCCACAGGAGTGAAGCAATCTTATTACAGAAAGTTCTCTGAATTTGTGTGTGAAAAAGGTATTTCGGTCATCACTTTTGATTATTTAGGAATCGGACAATCGCTTACACAACCTATTCAAAAACTGAATAATAATGCTTCTGACTGGGGAGCAACCGATTTGCATGCTGTCGCAGAATATGCAAAAAAACATTATCCTGAATTAAAGATTACCTTATTGGGGCACAGTATCGGAGGACAACTAATCGGACTATCTTCATCTTCAGTATATGCCAGTAAAATTATCCTCGTAGCAGCACAAAGCGGCTATTGGAAATTCTGGAAAGGTTTTGAAGGATATAAATTGTGGATGTATTGGAAAGTCCTTTTTCCTTCTCTGATCAATATATTTAATTATTTACCCTCTAAAAAAATGAGCGGCATGGAAAATTTACCCAAGAATGTGGCAAGGCAGTGGATCAAGTGGTGCCTATCTCCAGATTATCTCTTTGGAAGTATTTCTGATCAATATTTATTTTACAAAAATATCACGGCTCCCCTAACTTCCATCAGTATCAAAAATGACAAGTTTGCACCACGAAAAGCGGTTGAATGGATTACAAAGAAATATGAGAACACGGCCAGTAAAAGGATTCACTGGTCACCAGAAGACTTTAGTACTGATACCATAGGACATTTTGGTGTTTTCAGGGAAAAGTTTAAAGATGATATTTGGCCATTACTTTTAAATGAGATTAAACACAGCTAA
- a CDS encoding L-histidine N(alpha)-methyltransferase, translating into MNLNTKTQIKNNHNKAENFFLDIKSGLQNTPKKLSSKYFYDEIGDELFQKIMAMPEYYLTQCELDIFKNKTAEIADLITSDSSPFDLIELGAGDAMKSSYFLKYLVDKGTDFTYMPIDISGNILSILQEKLEKNIPELHTVCLEGEYFEMLNKAAALSSRRKVILFLGGNIGNMELEEAYHFCSGLKQNLAAGDQLLIGFDLKKNPHTILNAYNDKTGITAAFNLNLLTRINRELDADFDLKEFQHYQTYDPVSGACRSYLVSLVDQVVTIDQTSISFKENELIDMEVSQKFSEEDIKELAEKSGFEIKGEIRDSKNWFIDSVWTVTK; encoded by the coding sequence ATGAATTTAAACACCAAAACTCAGATAAAAAACAATCATAATAAGGCTGAAAATTTTTTCCTGGATATAAAATCGGGATTGCAAAATACCCCTAAAAAGTTATCTTCGAAATATTTCTATGATGAAATAGGAGATGAGCTGTTCCAGAAAATCATGGCCATGCCCGAATACTATCTCACCCAATGTGAGCTGGATATATTCAAAAATAAAACAGCAGAAATTGCAGATCTTATTACATCGGATAGCAGTCCCTTTGATCTTATTGAACTAGGAGCAGGGGATGCTATGAAATCATCTTACTTTCTTAAATACTTGGTAGATAAGGGAACGGATTTTACCTATATGCCGATTGATATTTCCGGAAATATTCTGTCGATTTTACAAGAGAAATTAGAAAAGAATATCCCGGAATTACATACAGTATGTCTGGAGGGAGAATATTTTGAAATGCTGAATAAGGCAGCTGCACTGTCCTCAAGAAGAAAAGTGATTTTGTTCTTAGGGGGTAATATAGGCAATATGGAGCTGGAAGAGGCCTATCATTTTTGTTCAGGTTTAAAACAAAATCTTGCTGCAGGAGATCAGTTGCTCATTGGTTTTGATCTAAAGAAAAACCCACATACTATTTTAAATGCCTATAATGACAAAACAGGGATTACCGCAGCCTTTAACCTGAACCTTCTGACCCGTATCAACCGTGAGCTGGATGCTGATTTCGATTTGAAAGAATTTCAGCACTATCAAACCTATGATCCGGTAAGCGGAGCCTGTAGAAGCTATCTGGTGAGCCTTGTTGATCAGGTAGTAACGATAGATCAAACGTCCATATCATTCAAAGAGAATGAGCTGATTGATATGGAGGTTTCACAGAAATTTTCAGAAGAAGATATAAAAGAACTGGCAGAAAAATCAGGTTTTGAGATCAAAGGAGAAATAAGAGATTCAAAAAACTGGTTTATAGATTCTGTCTGGACCGTCACAAAATAA